The following coding sequences lie in one Candidatus Nitrospira allomarina genomic window:
- the rho gene encoding transcription termination factor Rho, with protein MYLAELKQKSIGELNEIARDLKIDGAPNLRKQELIFSILQGQSDKNGVIFGEGVLETLSDGFGFLRAPDSNYLPGPDDIYISPSQIRRFNLRTGDIVSGQIRPPKDGERYFALLKVEKINYDEPEVQRDKILFDNLTPLYPEERINLEFDPEEYCTRVMELTTPIGKGQRGLIVAAPRTGKTMLLQAVARAIIANHPEIVLIVLLIDERPEEVTDWQRQVKAAEVISSTFDEPPQRHAQVAEIVMEKAKRLVEHKRDVVILLDSVTRLARAYNTISPPSGKVLSGGLDSNALQRPKRFFGAARNIEFGGSLTILATALVDTGSRMDDVIFEEFKGTGNMEVHLDRRLADKRLFPAIDISQSGTRKEELLVDRDRLNKMWILRKVLSPLGTMEAMEFLMDKIGGTKSNNEFLQSMNR; from the coding sequence ATGTATCTTGCCGAATTGAAGCAAAAGTCCATTGGAGAATTAAATGAAATCGCGCGTGATCTCAAAATTGATGGCGCGCCAAATTTGCGAAAGCAAGAGCTGATTTTCTCTATTCTTCAAGGGCAGAGCGACAAGAACGGAGTCATTTTCGGAGAGGGGGTCCTGGAGACTCTATCAGATGGATTTGGATTTCTCCGGGCCCCGGATTCCAACTACCTACCAGGACCCGATGATATTTATATTTCTCCGTCTCAAATTCGACGATTTAATTTGCGAACCGGTGATATTGTCTCAGGGCAGATTCGTCCACCGAAGGATGGAGAACGGTATTTCGCGCTCTTGAAAGTCGAAAAAATCAATTATGATGAACCTGAGGTGCAGCGGGATAAAATTTTGTTCGATAATCTCACTCCGCTGTATCCTGAAGAGCGGATCAACCTTGAATTTGATCCTGAAGAGTATTGCACCAGAGTGATGGAGCTCACGACGCCCATTGGCAAAGGGCAACGGGGATTGATCGTGGCGGCTCCCAGAACGGGAAAGACCATGCTCTTGCAGGCGGTGGCGCGGGCCATTATTGCGAATCATCCGGAAATTGTTTTGATTGTCCTTCTCATTGATGAACGACCAGAAGAAGTCACTGACTGGCAGCGACAGGTCAAAGCCGCCGAAGTGATTAGCTCCACGTTTGATGAGCCACCTCAGCGCCATGCCCAAGTGGCAGAGATTGTCATGGAAAAAGCCAAGCGGTTGGTCGAACATAAGCGGGATGTAGTGATTTTGTTAGACAGTGTGACGCGATTGGCCCGTGCCTATAATACGATTTCCCCTCCCAGTGGGAAGGTGTTATCCGGAGGTTTGGATTCCAATGCCCTTCAACGACCCAAGCGTTTTTTTGGTGCCGCCAGAAATATCGAATTTGGTGGAAGTTTGACGATTCTGGCCACAGCATTGGTTGATACCGGAAGTCGAATGGACGATGTGATTTTTGAAGAGTTTAAGGGCACGGGTAATATGGAAGTGCACTTGGATCGTCGGTTAGCGGATAAGCGGCTTTTCCCGGCCATCGATATCAGTCAATCCGGCACGAGGAAAGAAGAGTTGCTGGTTGATCGCGACCGTCTGAACAAAATGTGGATTCTCAGAAAGGTGTTAAGCCCTCTCGGGACCATGGAGGCGATGGAATTTCTCATGGATAAAATCGGCGGAACCAAGAGTAATAATGAGTTCTTGCAATCTATGAATCGATAA
- the rpmE gene encoding 50S ribosomal protein L31, with the protein MKKGIHPAYEFANVSCACGMTYQTRTTVGDLKVDICSSCHPFFTGTQKIVDAEGRVERFNKKYAKTAKPKAKA; encoded by the coding sequence ATGAAAAAGGGCATTCACCCAGCTTATGAATTTGCCAATGTGAGTTGTGCGTGCGGTATGACTTATCAAACCCGGACAACTGTGGGAGACTTAAAGGTCGATATCTGTTCCAGTTGCCATCCGTTTTTCACGGGTACTCAAAAAATTGTGGACGCCGAAGGACGGGTGGAACGTTTCAATAAAAAATACGCCAAAACGGCGAAGCCCAAAGCCAAAGCGTAA
- the prfA gene encoding peptide chain release factor 1, which yields MPPMTKTDLKEGGLFSKWEAIANKYDTLNDQLSDPAVLSQPTLLVALNKERSEIEPIAQLFGGYRRVVEEIAQTRLMTEDLQLDPDMRRLAGEELESLESQREAMESQVIELLCPADEGDNKNSFIEIRAGTGGSEAALFAGDLLRMYTKFAEAKGLRVELMEFQETGLGGVKEAVLLVEGKGAFGNFKYESGVHRVQRVPTTEANGRIHTSTATVAVMPEVEEVEVHIDPKDLRIDTYCSSGAGGQSVNTTYSAIRITHIPTGVVVTCQDERSQLKNRTKAMRTLRTRIGDAEREKQEASIAQQRRSQVGTGERSEKIRTYNFPQNRVTDHRIGLTLHKLDRVMEGDLDGLIAGLKAQ from the coding sequence ATGCCACCAATGACGAAGACAGACCTTAAAGAAGGCGGTTTATTTAGCAAATGGGAGGCCATTGCAAATAAATATGACACGCTCAACGATCAGTTGTCAGATCCTGCCGTCTTGTCTCAACCGACCCTTCTGGTTGCGCTCAATAAAGAGCGATCAGAGATAGAGCCCATTGCGCAGTTGTTTGGCGGGTACCGACGGGTAGTCGAAGAGATTGCCCAGACCCGCCTGATGACAGAAGATCTGCAATTAGATCCCGATATGCGCCGGTTGGCCGGTGAAGAATTGGAAAGCCTGGAAAGTCAACGTGAGGCCATGGAGTCCCAGGTCATTGAATTGCTCTGCCCCGCTGATGAAGGCGATAATAAAAACTCGTTCATTGAAATTCGAGCTGGGACAGGTGGAAGTGAGGCCGCACTCTTTGCCGGCGATCTCCTCCGAATGTATACGAAGTTTGCCGAGGCTAAGGGGTTACGGGTCGAATTAATGGAATTTCAGGAGACCGGTCTTGGTGGGGTCAAAGAGGCGGTTTTGCTGGTTGAAGGCAAGGGAGCCTTTGGAAATTTTAAGTATGAAAGTGGAGTGCACCGGGTGCAGCGGGTTCCGACGACAGAGGCTAATGGACGAATTCATACATCCACGGCTACGGTTGCGGTGATGCCGGAGGTTGAAGAGGTGGAGGTGCACATTGATCCGAAAGATTTACGGATTGACACCTATTGTTCTTCAGGAGCTGGTGGACAGAGTGTGAACACGACCTACTCTGCGATCCGGATTACTCATATTCCGACAGGAGTGGTCGTGACATGTCAGGACGAGCGATCCCAACTAAAAAATCGAACGAAGGCCATGCGAACCCTTCGAACACGAATCGGTGATGCCGAGCGCGAAAAACAGGAAGCCTCTATTGCGCAACAACGCCGTTCCCAAGTCGGGACAGGGGAGCGGAGTGAAAAAATCCGCACGTATAATTTTCCCCAAAATCGCGTGACCGACCATCGGATCGGGCTGACGTTGCACAAATTGGATCGAGTGATGGAAGGCGATCTTGACGGGTTAATTGCGGGCCTCAAAGCCCAATGA
- the prmC gene encoding peptide chain release factor N(5)-glutamine methyltransferase — protein MPPFTSYSQLYRGAVETLIHAGIANARHEALWILEDALGITRLQLHANPDTPVDAEVCQRAVALFQRRALHEPLQYVLGNQDFFGLDFLVQSGVLIPRPETELLVEEAIGLLRADVRPVILDVGTGSGCLAISLAVNLPAAVIIASDKSVSALRLAQANAMRHGVAQRILWVAGDLLSHLLSRKLAGKVTAIIANLPYISHSEWEHLSPDVKDFEPRLALDGGPDGLDVYRRLLDESPGLVSSKGYVLMEVGVGQADLLCRDPSLTNGFRMVKVLPDSQGIPRVVCVQRRLV, from the coding sequence ATGCCCCCCTTCACTTCCTATTCACAGTTATATCGTGGTGCGGTTGAGACGCTGATTCACGCCGGGATTGCCAACGCCCGCCATGAGGCGCTGTGGATTCTTGAGGATGCCCTTGGTATTACGCGATTGCAACTGCATGCCAATCCAGACACTCCCGTTGATGCGGAAGTCTGTCAGCGGGCTGTGGCCTTGTTTCAGCGCCGTGCCTTACATGAACCACTTCAATATGTATTAGGGAATCAAGACTTTTTTGGTTTGGATTTTCTCGTTCAATCTGGTGTGCTCATTCCAAGACCTGAGACCGAATTACTGGTGGAAGAGGCAATTGGACTGCTAAGGGCTGACGTGCGTCCGGTAATTCTGGATGTCGGAACGGGTTCTGGATGTCTGGCGATCAGTCTGGCGGTCAACCTTCCTGCAGCGGTAATTATCGCCTCAGATAAGTCAGTCTCCGCGCTACGTCTTGCGCAGGCCAATGCCATGCGCCATGGAGTTGCGCAACGAATTTTATGGGTGGCTGGTGACCTGCTTTCCCACTTGTTATCCAGAAAATTAGCAGGTAAAGTGACCGCCATTATTGCTAACCTGCCGTATATCTCCCATTCGGAATGGGAACACCTTTCTCCCGATGTCAAAGACTTTGAACCACGGCTGGCGTTGGATGGAGGGCCGGATGGACTCGATGTGTACCGGCGGTTATTGGATGAATCGCCGGGACTAGTTTCCTCAAAGGGATATGTTCTCATGGAAGTGGGAGTGGGTCAGGCTGACCTTCTTTGCCGGGACCCTTCCCTGACGAATGGGTTTAGGATGGTAAAGGTCCTTCCGGATTCCCAAGGCATTCCACGAGTGGTATGCGTGCAACGGCGTCTTGTGTAG